The proteins below are encoded in one region of Amycolatopsis acidiphila:
- a CDS encoding aconitase/3-isopropylmalate dehydratase large subunit family protein encodes MTPKTFAQKALERASGEQDLAPGQIVDAYPDLYMSHTASWRCIRTLERMGVEQLYDVGRIAMVMDHISPAQTAKTAADHQLCREFAQRMGVRHFFDVNAGIAHIVLMEHGLIKPGQLVIGTDSHSTIYGALGAFGTGVGFSEITAAWVTGKLWMKVPQSIRVEVEGELPAGTYPKDVMLRLIGDLGADGATYCSVEFGGSFTEAMSVSERMTFCNLAMEMGAKNAFVAPDETTVGYLDEAGARDYEVLLPDPGAQYQRRLTVDGSSLTPQVAVPHTVDNVVGVDEVAGTKVNQVFIGSCANAKYDDLAIAARVLAGHRVADGVRLIVTPASATVMAKAAADGIVSTLIEAGAMITNPGCGACAGNGGAMADGEATFSTANRNFQGRMGSYDSKIYLGSPATAAATAIRGSIAHPAEIMAVAG; translated from the coding sequence ATGACCCCCAAGACCTTCGCGCAGAAGGCACTCGAGCGCGCCTCGGGCGAGCAGGACCTCGCCCCGGGGCAGATCGTGGACGCCTATCCCGACCTGTACATGAGCCACACGGCGAGCTGGCGGTGCATCCGGACGCTGGAGCGGATGGGCGTCGAGCAGCTCTACGACGTGGGCCGCATCGCGATGGTGATGGACCACATCTCCCCGGCGCAGACGGCGAAGACGGCGGCGGACCACCAGCTGTGCCGGGAGTTCGCGCAGCGGATGGGCGTGCGGCACTTCTTCGACGTCAACGCCGGCATCGCGCACATCGTGCTGATGGAGCACGGGCTGATCAAGCCGGGACAGCTGGTGATCGGCACCGACTCGCACTCGACGATCTACGGCGCGCTGGGCGCGTTCGGCACCGGCGTCGGCTTCAGCGAGATCACCGCGGCCTGGGTCACCGGGAAGCTGTGGATGAAGGTGCCGCAGAGCATCCGGGTCGAGGTCGAGGGCGAGCTGCCGGCCGGCACCTACCCCAAGGACGTGATGCTGCGGCTCATCGGCGACCTCGGCGCGGACGGGGCCACCTACTGCTCGGTCGAGTTCGGCGGCTCGTTCACCGAGGCGATGTCGGTGTCGGAGCGGATGACGTTCTGCAACCTGGCCATGGAGATGGGCGCGAAGAACGCCTTCGTCGCCCCGGACGAGACCACCGTCGGCTACCTCGACGAGGCCGGCGCGCGGGACTACGAGGTGCTGCTGCCCGACCCGGGCGCGCAGTACCAGCGACGGCTCACCGTCGACGGCTCGTCGCTGACACCCCAGGTCGCGGTGCCGCACACCGTCGACAACGTGGTCGGGGTGGACGAGGTCGCGGGCACGAAGGTGAACCAGGTGTTCATCGGCTCGTGCGCCAACGCGAAGTACGACGACCTCGCGATCGCGGCTCGGGTACTGGCCGGGCACCGGGTGGCCGACGGGGTGCGGCTCATCGTCACGCCCGCCTCGGCCACGGTCATGGCGAAGGCGGCCGCGGACGGAATCGTCAGCACGCTCATCGAAGCCGGCGCGATGATCACCAACCCCGGCTGCGGGGCGTGCGCGGGCAACGGCGGCGCGATGGCCGACGGCGAGGCCACCTTCTCCACCGCCAACCGGAACTTCCAGGGCCGGATGGGCAGCTACGACTCGAAGATCTACCTGGGCAGCCCGGCCACCGCGGCGGCGACCGCGATCCGCGGCAGCATCGCCCACCCGGCGGAGATCATGGCGGTGGCGGGATGA
- a CDS encoding 3-isopropylmalate dehydratase large subunit, with protein MNVVEKILARASGRSSVEPGEIVIANVDRLIMHDLSGYLTAGVFDKQVGGKVRHPDRVVMVFDHHFSPPTEQQATVLQANRDWAARHGIRLFDCGNGNLHHVLVRRGLVKPGMIVVGSDSHTPVHGTVGALAVALGNDSHAGTVLPYGKAWFKVPHTVRIELSGTPQPGTSARDIALWLVARIGEGELNYAAVEFAGPYVKQLEFWDRWLFPLLCVDLGAKCSFVEPDDATEAFLRGLPGELPAEFPRSDGGEAAQVLRFDVGEVGPQVACPPTVGNVKPVADVAGNAVGWAELGGHGGGRLEDIRIAAALLAGRAVHPSVRFNIVPSSREVFTEAMREGLVLPLHEAGATWFPPSTGSNQAYNMGAMAAGEAMISTHSRNFPGRNGSPEARMYLASAASVAAAALTGVITDPTEVRA; from the coding sequence ATGAATGTCGTCGAGAAGATCCTCGCCCGCGCCAGTGGACGGTCGTCGGTCGAGCCCGGGGAGATCGTCATCGCGAACGTGGACCGGCTGATCATGCACGACCTGTCCGGTTACCTGACCGCGGGCGTGTTCGACAAGCAGGTCGGCGGGAAGGTGCGTCATCCCGACCGCGTGGTGATGGTGTTCGACCACCACTTCTCCCCGCCGACCGAGCAGCAGGCGACGGTGCTGCAGGCCAACCGCGACTGGGCGGCGCGCCACGGCATCCGGCTGTTCGACTGCGGCAACGGCAACCTGCACCACGTGCTCGTGCGGCGCGGGCTGGTCAAGCCGGGCATGATCGTGGTCGGCTCGGACAGCCATACGCCCGTGCACGGCACCGTCGGCGCGCTCGCCGTGGCGCTGGGCAACGACTCCCACGCCGGAACCGTGCTGCCCTACGGCAAGGCGTGGTTCAAGGTGCCGCACACGGTACGGATCGAACTGTCGGGCACCCCGCAGCCGGGCACCTCGGCGCGGGACATCGCGCTGTGGCTGGTGGCGCGGATCGGCGAGGGCGAGCTGAACTACGCGGCGGTCGAGTTCGCCGGGCCGTACGTCAAGCAGCTCGAGTTCTGGGACCGGTGGCTGTTCCCGTTGCTGTGCGTGGATCTCGGCGCGAAGTGCAGCTTCGTGGAGCCGGACGACGCGACCGAAGCCTTCCTGCGCGGCCTGCCCGGCGAGCTGCCCGCGGAGTTCCCGCGCAGCGACGGCGGCGAGGCCGCGCAGGTGCTGCGCTTCGATGTCGGCGAGGTGGGCCCGCAGGTGGCCTGTCCGCCCACTGTGGGCAACGTGAAGCCGGTCGCCGACGTGGCGGGCAACGCGGTCGGCTGGGCGGAGCTGGGCGGGCACGGCGGCGGGCGGCTGGAGGACATCCGGATCGCGGCCGCGCTTCTTGCGGGGCGGGCGGTGCACCCCTCGGTGCGGTTCAACATCGTGCCCTCGAGCCGCGAGGTGTTCACCGAGGCGATGCGGGAGGGCCTGGTGCTGCCGCTGCACGAGGCGGGCGCCACCTGGTTCCCGCCGAGCACGGGGTCGAACCAGGCCTACAACATGGGCGCGATGGCGGCGGGCGAGGCGATGATCTCGACGCATTCGCGCAACTTCCCCGGCCGCAACGGAAGCCCGGAGGCGCGGATGTACCTGGCGTCGGCGGCTTCGGTCGCGGCGGCGGCGCTGACCGGCGTCATCACCGATCCCACGGAGGTGCGGGCATGA
- a CDS encoding ornithine cyclodeaminase family protein → MRILSNADVEKVLTPGETIDALETAYRELSSGLGANRPRNHTYFPVEDPRHPGFRFRFKSQEGGNVSSGVWALRITSDIAGVETLPSGVKRRRLIPAAPGGRYVGLVTLYSMETLEPLAILHDSFIQKMRVGATSALGIRELSNADVRVAGMFGSGWQAEAHLECLLMVRPEIEEVRVHSPTPEHRKTFAKTWSERTGRRIVAAESPREAVEGCGIVTCATAAMDPCFEGAWLEAGAHVTAITSPDGTATRRELDDATFDRADRIVVLSREQVHHDKQFDILGPVERGRMKWEDIKELGDVLLEDGPARAGHDDVTVFANNTGMGIQFAAVCARALKLAEERELGHVVPTDWFLEETSP, encoded by the coding sequence ATGAGGATCCTGTCCAATGCGGACGTCGAGAAGGTGCTCACCCCCGGTGAGACCATCGACGCGCTGGAGACCGCCTACCGCGAGCTCTCCTCGGGGCTGGGCGCGAACCGCCCCCGCAACCACACCTACTTCCCGGTGGAGGACCCGCGGCATCCCGGCTTCCGGTTCCGCTTCAAGTCACAGGAGGGCGGCAACGTCTCCAGCGGGGTGTGGGCGCTGCGCATCACGTCGGACATCGCGGGTGTCGAGACACTGCCCAGCGGCGTCAAGCGGCGGCGCCTGATCCCCGCCGCGCCGGGTGGCCGCTACGTCGGGCTGGTCACGCTCTACAGCATGGAAACCCTGGAGCCGCTGGCGATCCTGCACGACAGCTTCATCCAGAAGATGCGCGTGGGCGCGACCTCCGCGCTCGGCATCCGCGAACTGTCCAATGCGGACGTCCGGGTTGCGGGCATGTTCGGCTCCGGCTGGCAGGCCGAGGCCCATCTGGAGTGCCTGCTCATGGTGCGCCCGGAGATCGAGGAGGTCCGGGTCCACAGCCCGACGCCGGAGCACCGGAAGACCTTCGCCAAGACGTGGAGCGAGCGCACCGGACGCCGGATCGTCGCGGCCGAAAGCCCGCGCGAAGCCGTCGAAGGCTGCGGGATCGTCACCTGCGCGACCGCGGCGATGGACCCCTGCTTCGAGGGTGCGTGGCTCGAGGCCGGCGCCCACGTCACCGCCATCACCTCACCGGACGGCACGGCGACCCGGCGCGAGCTGGACGACGCGACGTTCGACCGGGCGGACCGGATCGTGGTGCTCTCGCGCGAGCAGGTCCACCACGACAAGCAGTTCGACATCCTCGGCCCGGTCGAGCGCGGCCGGATGAAGTGGGAGGACATCAAGGAGCTGGGCGATGTCCTGCTCGAAGACGGGCCCGCGCGCGCCGGCCATGACGACGTGACGGTCTTCGCCAACAACACGGGCATGGGCATCCAGTTCGCGGCGGTGTGCGCCCGCGCGCTGAAGCTCGCCGAGGAGCGCGAGCTGGGTCATGTCGTGCCCACCGACTGGTTCCTGGAGGAGACGAGCCCGTGA
- a CDS encoding aminopeptidase P family N-terminal domain-containing protein, which produces MKRGLVVLDPAEIPEAEWRQRIDRVREQLGAEGVEVALVYGDVYRSDDIAYLSNLCIYWNEGMLAIPVDGEPALLTKLSPRVHTWMRRTSTLTDLRSGKAFGALVAALLDERRPGTLGIVDASLWPTALIDEVGAAAPGWVVRPLEGLVRQFRLQPSEPEKSLLRQAGAVLAEAATAADGLPGQEKISAAERVVRSGGFTDVLVRATPTSVEITGQYRNSWLRVARDASLAERLREAVSTVGDGVRTGAVRGARVVHHADLSTDGEYAGQSGDRVLNAGEVVVVAVEDGGAVAADTVLVTNSGTEVLTA; this is translated from the coding sequence ATGAAGCGAGGCCTGGTCGTCCTCGACCCCGCCGAGATCCCGGAAGCCGAGTGGCGGCAACGCATCGACCGGGTCCGCGAGCAGCTCGGCGCGGAGGGTGTCGAGGTCGCGCTCGTCTACGGCGACGTGTACCGCTCCGACGACATCGCCTACCTGAGCAACCTGTGCATCTACTGGAACGAGGGCATGCTGGCGATCCCCGTCGACGGCGAGCCCGCGCTGCTGACGAAGCTGTCGCCGCGGGTGCACACCTGGATGCGCCGGACCTCCACGCTCACGGATCTGCGCAGCGGCAAGGCGTTCGGCGCGCTGGTCGCCGCGCTGCTGGACGAGCGCCGGCCGGGCACGCTCGGCATCGTCGACGCGAGCCTGTGGCCGACCGCGCTGATCGACGAGGTGGGCGCCGCCGCCCCGGGCTGGGTGGTGCGCCCGCTGGAAGGACTGGTGCGGCAGTTCCGCCTCCAGCCTTCCGAGCCGGAGAAGTCCCTGCTGCGGCAGGCAGGCGCGGTGCTCGCCGAGGCCGCGACCGCGGCCGACGGCCTGCCCGGTCAGGAGAAGATCTCCGCCGCCGAGCGGGTGGTCCGCTCTGGCGGGTTCACGGATGTGCTCGTGCGCGCGACGCCGACCTCCGTGGAGATCACCGGGCAGTACCGCAACAGCTGGCTGCGCGTGGCCCGCGACGCCTCGCTGGCCGAACGGCTGCGCGAAGCCGTGAGCACCGTCGGCGACGGGGTGCGGACCGGCGCGGTGCGCGGTGCCCGCGTGGTGCACCACGCCGACCTGTCCACCGACGGCGAGTACGCCGGCCAGTCCGGCGACCGCGTGCTCAACGCCGGAGAGGTCGTCGTGGTCGCCGTGGAGGACGGCGGCGCGGTCGCCGCCGACACCGTACTCGTCACGAACTCCGGAACGGAGGTGCTGACCGCATGA
- a CDS encoding LeuD/DmdB family oxidoreductase small subunit — protein sequence MTDTRTGGAPILFGDDVNTDVIIPGRYLVSIDPQELGEHAFEPLGREVQEHLRRSDVLVAGRNFGCGSAREQAASCLIGAGIKAVLAVSFSRVFFRNAINTGLIAVECPEAVAAVGEDTPVWVDHDAGVVEVGEQRFGFAPYPQGIKDILASGGLIPYLMRRNA from the coding sequence GTGACGGACACGAGAACCGGTGGCGCACCGATCCTGTTCGGCGACGACGTGAACACCGACGTGATCATCCCCGGCCGCTACCTGGTCAGCATCGACCCGCAGGAGCTGGGCGAGCACGCGTTCGAACCGCTCGGGCGGGAGGTCCAGGAGCACCTGCGGCGCAGCGACGTGCTGGTCGCCGGGCGCAACTTCGGCTGTGGCAGCGCCCGGGAACAGGCGGCGAGCTGCCTGATCGGCGCGGGCATCAAGGCGGTGCTGGCCGTCTCGTTCTCGCGGGTGTTCTTCCGCAACGCCATCAACACCGGGCTGATCGCGGTGGAGTGCCCCGAGGCGGTCGCGGCGGTCGGCGAGGACACCCCGGTCTGGGTCGACCACGACGCGGGTGTGGTCGAGGTGGGCGAGCAGCGCTTCGGTTTCGCGCCCTACCCGCAGGGCATCAAGGACATCCTGGCCAGTGGGGGTCTCATCCCCTACCTGATGCGGAGGAACGCATGA
- a CDS encoding M24 family metallopeptidase yields MTNDLQERDLRHRRVREGMAEAGLDLLLAFGPGWRRENVRYLADARVGGSAAFVALPATGDPVAYSTRRQDIPEITARGWVTDARFLDPAEPAGFVTGLRDSGARRVGIAHYELLPSMLLNLVREALPGAEIVSATAMLDNARLVKSEWELARMRRSAKVCAAGWRAFVDVLEPGLPEYRIVAAVEAEIKRLGAEDNFMLIASGKDEVRGMTPPSARLLETGDMVRTELTPQMDGYWLQICRSAVVGRASDAQKRSFDLFNEAVEAGMAVVKPGITAHEVAVAQNDVFRHHGYGEYCTSQYTRVRGHGHGLHLDETPIIEGNHTVLPENAVFIIHPNTYTPIAGYHVLGDPVRVTADGCEVLLETERKLFETNEVNA; encoded by the coding sequence ATGACGAACGACCTGCAAGAGCGGGACCTGCGCCACCGCCGGGTCCGCGAGGGTATGGCCGAGGCGGGACTGGACCTGCTGCTCGCGTTCGGACCGGGCTGGCGCCGCGAGAACGTGCGCTACCTGGCCGACGCGCGGGTGGGCGGCAGCGCGGCGTTCGTCGCGCTGCCCGCGACCGGCGACCCGGTCGCCTACTCCACCCGGCGCCAGGACATCCCGGAGATCACCGCCCGCGGCTGGGTCACCGACGCGCGGTTCCTGGACCCCGCCGAGCCCGCCGGGTTCGTCACCGGGCTGCGCGACAGCGGTGCCCGCCGGGTCGGCATCGCGCACTACGAGCTGCTGCCGTCGATGTTGCTGAACCTGGTGCGGGAAGCCTTGCCGGGCGCGGAGATCGTGTCCGCCACCGCGATGCTGGACAACGCCCGCCTGGTCAAGAGCGAGTGGGAGCTGGCCAGGATGCGGCGCAGCGCCAAGGTGTGCGCGGCGGGCTGGCGCGCGTTCGTCGACGTGCTCGAACCCGGCCTGCCCGAGTACCGGATCGTCGCCGCGGTCGAGGCCGAGATCAAGCGGCTCGGCGCGGAGGACAACTTCATGCTGATCGCGTCCGGCAAGGACGAGGTGCGCGGGATGACCCCGCCCTCGGCCCGGCTGCTCGAGACCGGCGACATGGTGCGCACCGAGCTCACCCCCCAGATGGACGGGTACTGGCTGCAGATCTGCCGCTCGGCGGTGGTCGGGCGCGCCAGCGACGCGCAGAAGCGCTCCTTCGACCTGTTCAACGAGGCGGTCGAGGCCGGGATGGCGGTGGTGAAGCCGGGCATCACCGCGCACGAGGTGGCGGTGGCGCAGAACGACGTCTTCCGCCACCACGGCTACGGCGAGTACTGCACCAGCCAGTACACCCGGGTCCGCGGCCACGGCCACGGGCTGCACCTGGACGAGACGCCGATCATCGAGGGCAACCACACGGTGCTGCCGGAGAACGCGGTGTTCATCATCCACCCCAACACCTACACCCCCATCGCGGGCTACCACGTGCTCGGCGACCCGGTCCGGGTCACCGCCGACGGCTGCGAGGTCCTGCTCGAAACCGAGCGCAAGCTCTTCGAAACGAACGAGGTGAACGCCTGA